agACTTGTTCAAGATTACAATTTTGCTCGAAGAACTGCATTAGAAACATCTACTTGATAGAGTGAGAAGGCAGTCATATTTAACCTTCTCTCGCCCTCCTTCAAAATCAATATCTCACCAACATGTGACCTTAACCACTTCTCTCCTAGTCCTAgctaacaggaaaaaaaagtgtttaaaaGAACTAACTTTggcgcctctctctctctctctctctctccaacaACTCATTCACTTTTCTTGCCATCCTCtcagtctctctctcttaaaatcAAGAAACCATTGATTCATCAACGGAGCCTGTGATGACAAGTCGAGTTTCAGACGAGGAAGATAGCACTCAAATCGAACAAACCATTGATTCATCAATGGCGGTCGAACCAAAAACACCACCAACGGAGCCTATGATGACAAGTCAAGTTTCAGATGAGGAAGATAGCACTCAAACTGAACAAGAAATTCAGGCTTTGTTTTCTCTACTGGATAATTACATCACAAATTTGGAAGGAAAGTTGACCGATGCCAAGTCATCCAAGGCAAAAATTAAAGCACTTCTTGAAAAAGTAATTCAATTGCTGATTGATGAACTCAAGATCAAAGCAGAAGATAGTGAGGATAAACGGTTCATAAAGAGGGATGGAATGGTGGCTCCGTCCTATCTTACAAGAAACAATACTGATCTTCAGCAAATTCAGTTTCTAGTTAGAAAACTGGATCGCTACATGGCAAAGGTGGATAAAGAGTTGCAAGCATTAGAGAATATATCCTTCCTGAGGGAAGAAATCGATAGAGATCGAGAAGAAGCCACCACTTTGAAACTTACTCTTGAAATTTGTGATACAAGGAACGATCTTGAAGTGGGATCGTTGGTTACTTATGCGAACCAATGGCTGAATGATCAGAAGACACAGAGTGTTGAAAGTGTAGACACAAAGGGGTATGTGTGAAACCTTTTTCCTAGAATTATTGTCTTGAGATATTGCttagtgaattattttcttaaaatgtatattaaagatCAATTGCTATCGTTCTTTTTCATGTTGACAGCAGCAATTTCTCGGTACTTGTTGTCCATGACAGTCGTGATCTTCGAGAAACCCGCCAGAGGCTCTTGGTGTTGCTTGGGTATCAAAAGAAGCTTCAAATGGATGTTTCAGTGgccaaaaatggaaaagaagctGTTTATCTTCATCTTGCTGGGGCTTCCTTTGATATGATTATTATGGATGACCTGATGCCCTTCATGGATGGAATTGAGGTCTGTTTTTTTCCATTGAACTTAATTAAGATAAAGTCTTCGAATATTTGATCATTATATATAGACCATTACTGTCAGACTCAAATTGTAATAAAGAGAgaatctctctgtttttttttttttgtttttttctcttttgttgatAGGTCAGAATATAATTAGGGTTACAAATTTGTACAAATTCTGCAAATGACCACTGACTTTATCGTGAAAAGGCAGCAGCTGTAGGTAATCTTTATATTATGATACTGACATTTGCCCTCCACATCTGTTAGGCAATAAATCTGTTACGCAGGATGGGTGTTGAAAGCCACATTGTCGGTGTTACTGGTGAGTTTAAGCGACTAGCTTTTATGGACTCAGGCGCCAACAGCTGCATTATAAAGCCACTGACTCTTGAAAAGCTCGCTGATGTCTTCCGGTGATGAACTTTCTGAGTCTAATTGGTTCGATCcgagtttcttttttcttgcattgttCTTAGTTGCAGCGATCATGAACTCTGTGAATAAAGTTTCGGAGCAGCTAGCAATGCTATTTGGATAAAATGAATATTGTTAGCATTTCAAGCTGGCAGGCTAGTGTTAATTGGCTTAATTGTAGAAGGAAAGGACAGAAGTGGAAGAAATTCTAGTATTAGATTTTGATGTTCCTGTTCTGATGTTGATCAGTGAGCTTGTTAGTGATTTCATGTTTAGATTTGGATAGTCCTGCCGAAATGAGTGCAATGTACATCCGAGGAAAATACATGATCCTAAACCACAAAGGCATTCTACTTCATTTTGAAACCCTCACTCTCTGGTATATTTCTACATCATTGGAGTTCTTGAGCTCCCATTTTCACTCCCTGCTCTGACAATTTAAACATGACTCGTGCGATTTATTTGCCAGACTACTCGCTCACAGGTGGTTGCGATACATATCTTCATGATGCTGGCTTTGAAAGTAAAGTTGAAATCTTAGTGGCCTGTAAGGTTGCCAAATGCTCCGTGCAGGAATCGGAATAAGAATGGATTTTGAATTTTCACCATTATACAGTGTCAGGTTCGCCAGTAATTCCCATGGCAAGTACAGCCTGATGTTAACTCTGAATTGATTCCTCCATTCACTGCCAAGTTAGCAGTGATTCCCATAATAATCCACATTGAATATTTTGAGAAAATCAGTGAAACATTGGTTCAAAATGGATCAGACCAGTATTGTGTAATGATCAATGAGAGGAGTCAGATTTTATTGATTAAGTTTGActtaaagaccaaaaaaaacatattcactGATTTTGGATCAAATCTTCATATCATCAGGATCGAATATTGGATAAAAAATCTCCCGTGCAAATTCTGGCCAATATTAACAGAGCATGtactcatatatataaaagcacatCTACTTGAAGAAGGATGCAGAGCAATAATCCAAGCAGTTCTTTGTGGATATTGACTAGCACTGTACAAATTATGATGATATAACTAGTTGATTAGGATTCAGGGTATCAACAAGATAGGCCACGATtgtgcagcagcagcagcagcagcagcacccaGGGCTTACCAGCATATGTTCTCAACTAAGCTAAATAAATAGCCTACCAAAACATACATGATAATTAAATCTTCTTGAACTAGTTTTAGTAAGAAGTGCGACAATCAGCAGCCCAAGCATTTACAAGAAACGCAAGCTTCCGGCAATGCTAACAGAGTCCCATCATTTACAAGGCAGGCTTTAGTATTTACCATCCGGGTTCAAGTGGACATACAAGCAAATATCCACTTGAAGAAAAAGGGTAGAACACTTATTCTAGTTCTTTTTGGATATTCGCCAGTTAGCAGTGCATGTAGTGTggagaaaattacaatttattgcGTCATACAAAATCTGGAAATTTGAAGTTGAGTCTGACTCGTTATGTTGTATGGCTGGCTCAAGAAAAAAGTGGTAGTCTTTGCTCTCCCGAGGCATACGAAATGATACTCCTCTTGAGTGGCGAAATAAAGTGTGCCCCATGAAGTGCAGCAGCACGTAGTATATTTAGAGGGCCAAAATCAAGGGAGTATGCCTTCTGAAAGCCATCTAGAATAGCCATCATAGTCATGTTTGCCAGTTTTCTCTctgcttcatattttttcaacaagGATACCTGCATAAAGCAAATCAATTTTACTTCAGCAATTATTACCGATTAATATATTTACCATCATGAAAGAAAATTAGGCCAAAACTTGACGTACCACCACAACCTATGATgcctatatatatcatataaatgattttttgttagGAAAGCGATGTTGTCCATCCAACAGACGCATGTTTAGCAGTAGGATATTAGAGTGCTCAATTCTGTAAAATGCATGCATGCCTGGCATTTTTGACAGATTGCAAAGAGGATTTCTTGGGCCAATTTACTTCTTTCTAATAtactttttcttcaagaaaTGAGCAgctcaatcatttttttattattattaatgccATAGCTTAGATAAGGCACTAAATAGTTTCCGTGGGAAAGTACAAATCTGCCATGACAGATTTTCTTTCCTTGAGTGTCATGGACAATTCCACCCTAGTATTTTGACAGAACTTTTTATAGATAAAGCACAAAGTCTGTTAGAAATAATACccacaaaaaatcatttatgtttGTATCCAAGTTGATAACTAGTGACAATTTTTCTCATCATGTAGAATGATCAACAAATGCAACAACATGGGCATCATCAGGATATGCATCATCACTAGCTAGAAACTCAGATGATAAAACTAATCCAATGTATTCCGTAAAAAAGTCACTAAGAACAAACTGGCAAGGCAAGGATAAAATGCAAAATATGGAATGTAATTATGGCTAAATaccctgaaaataaaaaacatgccACAAGGAAAAGTGTGATCCAATTTTTATTACATCAGTTGTTTGACATGATACTTAAGGCAATGGATATTTCAACACTGTAGATTATTGAAGAATATAAGCAAGTGTATGGTGATAAATAATCTACTCCAAGTATAATTAAGAAACTCAGAAGATGACATACCTCCCCAATGTCCATGCCCACAGCAATTCCTTCAGCAATGATTCTCGAAAGAGCAAATGCATCTCCAAAACCCAAATTAACTCCCTGGCCAGCTAAAGGATGTACTGTGTGTGCTGCATCACCAATCAGAACAACACGCTTTGATGCATATTCATTTGCATGCATTAAAGACAATGGAAATGCCATCCTCTCAGATGCCAACTTGACCACTTTTGGTGGAATTTCAAAAGACTCATTAGCAAATATTGTCACATTTCCTCTGAGCCATGAAAACATGCCTGCACTGCCCGGTAGACTTGACTTAGGATGAGAACCATATCCATAATCCAGAGCATGATTGACAGCTTTCACAAAATCATCCTCTTTCATTGATTTAAAATCAGATGACTCCTCTGGGTTCATGGTCCAAACAATATTGCTGAATTTGTCTCCAATTGGCAGAAGTGCAATTGGACCTGCTGGTAGAAACCGTTGCCATGCACAGTAATTTTCTACTGAATGTTCTACAGTGCATATTACCGCATTCTGCGAGTATTTCCACCCAGTTGTTTTAAATCCTGCAAGCTCCCGGACTTGTGACTTCCCACCATCAGATCCAACCTATGATGAGCAACATAACTCGACACTGATTGATATGTTATTCACGATAAACATTTTATAGATGCTTGTCTAAAATGAAATTGCAAATCTttcattctaatatattttaaaggcaTAACATAGCTTCATCAGTGCAAGTTAAATTACCACCAACTTTGCATATAGGCTGTTGCCATCACTAAGTTCCAGCTTTGCTAAACGTCCCCTGGCATATGATGCTTCTGTTGAGGCTGTACTGTCCACCACTATGGATGACGAGCTTGGGTTTAGAGACATTGAAGTTAATCTAGAATGGaatattttcttttggaaaTCTGTGTCCTGTACGTTTAACGTTTTAGTATCAGAAATCACAATAGAGAGCACTTTTTTCCTCGCAGAAAAActattgattttgttattgaTACATGAACAAGAAAACTTGTATCCCTTAATGTCCATCGGGAGATTACATACAGCATCACAGAATCAAGAAGACATGCACAAGAACAAGATGCGTTACCTAGATTGTTATCTCACATGGTTATCAGATAATTCACCCTGGAAATGCCAAGGGAACTGATATGAAGAAAGAAGTATCTCTCTTAAGGAATGGATGTGTTCAGTCAGGGGACAAGGACCTCAAAGGTTATTCCACATCACAAATGCAacatataaagaaaatgaagtaaTAGATAAAAGCATGAGAGTTTCCACAAAAGAGAGATGAAACTGGACATatacatgtttatattttaattatggaTGGAAAGACTATAATTACATTCAGATATTCAAAAGAAGTAGCGAAAAATACATGATATTcctcagaaaataaaatatacaatagGCCCATATAGATTCCCACTAGAATCTCCATAATGGTAATTTAATCTATACATAAGATAACATATACCATCAACAAATTTAAAGTTCCCATTAAGTATTGCATATAGCATCAACAGATTTAGATTTCCCGTTATGTATGAAGATAAACAGTTTGGTGTAAGGAATACCTCAATTTGTGATAACAGAGAACTATGGAGCACCTTATTCTCCACCACACACCTGCATCATGATGAGTCCAAAATTAGCATCTTTTGCAATATCTAACAGCAGGATCACAATATGATATTTTGACTTCTACATGTGGCTTACCCTAAAACTTCTTTGTCTACATCTCTTGCATCATATTTTGTATATCCCAAGCCAGTGTAATCCCAAACCTACAGAAAATCAAGAAGTGGCAGGCAACTGAGGGCATCATATGTTATGTGACAGTACAGTATATATTTCATTGCAGAGGGCAAAATCAAGCAATTTAAAAGATAGCACTTTCTATGTAGCTGCAAAGAAGAATAAACAATATGATAAGAAGAGATAGCAGCACAGCAGTAATCATAAATCATTCTAATGTGAACCGAATACTGTTATTAAAAATTCTCAAGCCTTGTAACGAAGTTTCTATTTAGTTCCAGATGCCAAACAGAAACTTCATATGTGCCAGAATACATCAAATTCACAAgtcaaaaaaacttaaaatgcaTCAGCAATGGTAGTAATTCAAGGTAATTCCAGATTTGAAACAGACTATGTCAACCATGTGAAACTTAGAAGTGCATAAAAGAAAGGTAAATAAAACAGTCATCACCTGCATCTTATCAAAATAAGCATGTCGATGTTGTTGAACATATTGCCAGGCACCAGTATCTGCAAAACCATCAATGACAATCCAAAGATTATGTCTACTGTCTGTTGCCAAAAAGCATGTTAAACATCAGCAGTCTCTCGTTGTGGTACTTTCAGGAAACCAATTACATGCCAAGTCTTCTAGGAAACAAATTATTGTCTTGGTAAAATCAggtgtgtttttaatttcataacacAAGTTTATTCTAAAGCAGTTACACTATATATGCACAGAGAAATCAGTCTTGATGTTTCTGTAACTTCATAGTGTGAGTTATTAACAAAAAACACAGGAGATACACATATATCGTAataccattgaaaaaaaaagaaggtatgTCACAAGAGGAATTGTGCGCATTTATCACAATACCTTTGAAAAAAGATATAGATGCAGGTGTGACTGTACTGACCCTTGGATCAGGTGGGTCTTCTCTCTTTATGCATGGTTTATTGGCCAAAGCAGGACTGCTATCAATGATGGCAACACTCAGATGCTTCGTCAATGGTGTGGTTGCTGCAAGCAACAAAGTTAATAACTTGATGCATACAAAACATAATGCATCAATGAGAATTGAGTCATTTATACTACAAAAACATACAGTATCAAAAGCCATTGACAGGCAAGCTCCTATATTTTCCATTTTATCTTGTTTGTTTAAATCCAACCCCCAATTGCCAAGCATAGAAGAATAAATGGAGCAGTGACAACATAATAGTAGACTAGTGcaaatgagaggaaaaaaaaaaacttacccaAGGAACAAGCTAGGGCCATGCCAACCATGCCTCCCCCAACAATAGCAATGTCATATGGCTGAACATTGCCTGTAAAACTCAGGTTGCCATCACTCTCCTACCACACCAAAACCAAAACAGTCAAATCCAATATTGTACCACAAAGATTAAAACTTTACAAGAACCCATTAACCTTTATAGAgatataaaactaatttttggaaaaataagacTGGAAGAGCAAGAATTCTAGTAAAAAAAGACCCTTCAATGCATAACACATGAAAAACACATGATACAATTAAGAATAAAGGAAACCATTACCTGATTAGATTgggaagaagcagcagcagtaGATGCTTTTGCAGCTTCATTACTGAAAAATTTCTTACTTGAAAGTTTGAATATTTGATTATTAGCAGGAACAACTTTCCTTGCAATCACCCTgtcatttgttgaatgttttaaaaaatgggAAAAGAGAATTTacttggtaataataataacgagttaaaaaaattaattaaatcaaataaataagagttTCATAAAAGTTACTTGACATGGGTACCTGTTCATTCTTGCGACTGCAGAATTTCAGTGATTGtgaatttagagagagagagcgagagggagggagggagagagtcAGGGGaggcaagaaaacaaaagagtgATATGGGCTGGACGGAGCTGGTCTTTGCTATAAGGGCCAGGTTGGGCTTCGTTTAACCTAACGAAAGATGAGATTAAAAGACTAGATTTGGGCTAAGTTACCCAAACACTAAGCATGGGCAGCTGCTGTAAATAATTGTAGAAACAATGGCAGTTGTTTTATGTATTCGAGGAATGCGTTTTTCGAGCTAATACATCAAAGccgcctctctttttttatatataattaaattccaCCTAGCATAATACGAGATGCATTacgtatttttatgtttttgatatagaaataaaattaaaaattaaaaaaatattttaatatattttcaagtaaaaaatactctgcatcataatattaaacacaTATTTAGAATCTGTTTAGAAATGTGAttgcgattgttttttaaaataatttttatattgaaatgtatcaaaataatatattttttattttaaaaaaatcatatttgagatcagcatatcaaaacaatccaaaatatataaaaaattaacttttaataaaaaaaataattttttaaaaaacatagatttgacCATGTTTTCAAATTCTCTTAGAAATatctaaaatcaaattaatttacttcttatttattttgagtgtaaaaaaatttaatttagagttgatttttttgatttgatatgTTAGTCTCATTTTAGTTAATCTAATCAAAACtctcgatttaatttttttataaaaaaactaaacaacacggttttgtttttcttttaataaaaagatattaattggGATTATCTTCCTTAACCTTGCGGCAAAGTATCAGTGGGTCAAACTTAATAACTAAACACGCCAACTTAATTAATCAAAGAAATGACATCTATGTTAAAAATCTTGACCTCAAGTCCAATTCTAATCATTAAtagttcattttatttgttcgtttgtttttatatttttcaactaaTGCATTGGGATATTTTGTTGTTATGTGCGACAGCACAGGCTCATGAGGCTCATCGAAACTattgattagttaaaaaaaatcatttatttcaagataaaaataataattatgagaaCAAAAActtttctcaatttttataatgatttgatCTTGATGGAATTCGAATCAACAAGATAGAAAATGTATGGCATCGCTAACATTTTCTATtgataaaaatcttttatttatttatttatgtgtgtATGTGGGGCATGataatttctttctctttaaaccaataaagagaaaaataaataaattgttcagTTTTTTCCTTCATGACATAAATTATATAACGACACAGTTTAAAAATTGCCAGTTTTTACCAGACTAAACAAAAGGTCCAGCATTAAAGGCTTGCAAATACTGTAATCCATCTcgcaaattatttttaatattaacgaatcaaaactatatataaaaaaaaaattaatattaaaaaaagcagACTTTTTGAAACTGATATGCTGCCAAACGAACACTTCTCGATGGATATGAGAATTTGCTTTCAATTATTAAACTCGGCTTGGCTGCCTACTTACGATGTATAAATagcatctatttatttttacgttttaaaaatatttttaaaaaaatttaaatttttttttatttttttattaacttcaaattaatatgtttttaaagttttcaaattattttgatgtgttgatgtcaaaaataattttaaaaaaatcaaaaaatatttttgacatgtattttaacacaaaaagctatttgaaaagtaaccgcaacTACACTACCAAACAAGCTTAAGGATTTAGTCACGGCTCGGGTCGAATCGGCCGCGGGCCAAAACAATTGCAACAAAGGTTTAAACGGTGATACTGCCTACTGCATTACAAATCACAGCTTGTTCCTTCTGGTGGATGTGAATGCGCTGGATTTATTGCCTGATACAAACAAAGAAATGTGCCCGACTACTCCGAGACGACAAAACCAATATTGTACCATAATTATCAAGCGCGCATCATAGCTATTAGCATTAGCTAATCCAAGATTCCGTGCCCCCTTCCAAATGAGAAAAGCACTTGCGATGACAAGGAAGTAGTTAGGTCATCCCTGTTCATGCAATCCAGCCATGTAACAGGGTAAAGAAGGGAGGTGGGGGGCGACTGAAATGATGTTTAATCGATCTTTACAGTGCACAGGCTAGCCCTCTCAAGCCTCAAGAAAGCTACAATATTGCAAACAAAAAGAAGATCTTGCAGCTCTCTTTATGATCGTCCTCTCCATGCTTTCCCTCTCCACTCACTTGTCGCGTGCCCCATGGCCTTGTTCCGAGAAAAGCAAACAGGACGAGATGCAATAAAGAGATTACATGTCCATTTCCAACTGTGAACCAGCAATGAATAATGTATCCCCACAAACACACACAGTCAAaagttaaagaagaaaaaaacatgtgcCTCATCTTTCTTGGTTTACCCTGAGACACCGATTCACCACAACACTGTGGTGAGTGCTAGGAGGAAAAAGGCAAAGGATAAACAAGTCTAAGTGGTGGGTGAGGCAATCACCATGATTGTACCTGTGCTTCTATATCCAATCATCTTTTCCCAATTACCCTGCATAACCCAACACACATAGCCCCaccttcaaaaatcaaaatatattgcCATTTCCCCACTTTCTTAGATGCAAAGCAATAAACCATAATCATTTTGTGATAACCACACCCTATTAGCACTACTATATACAGGCTGATTTCCTCTCCTTCTGTTTCCTTTTTGTTCTGATACCAGCCCATTACTGGTAACAGGCGCAGCTACAAGGTTGGTTGGATATGCATGGTGTGtcaatatatagagagagataTCAAGTTTGACCTTACTGACTGTACTCCTGGCGGCCTCAGGGCAGAACAGGTGCACTTCTTTAGTGTGCTCTTGCTATGTACCCTCAAGGAACATTAACGACAAAGGTGAAGAAAGCAACAGGAGCAACAATACTAAGAAGGGATCCTTGGCGGAAGAGAGAGAATATGTTGTCATGGAAGAAGCCAGTAATAATGAATCAGTACAAGATCATCAAAAGAGCAATGGTGGGAGAAATAGAAGAAGCAGGACTGCTAGTGGGTCTAATAATGGACCTCTCTTGGAAACTTCTCCTCTCAAGAGTACTCTCAAGAAAACTACTAGTGCTATAGTTGGGGAAAATCAAGCAAGGAAAGATCATCAAAAGAGAAAAGTCAGTTGGCCTGATATTGCTCATGGAACAGATATTGCTCATGTTCTTGAATTTGAATCaaggtaattaaaattaaccatCTCCTGCTTACCATACTTAATTTGCATGATTGGATTTTGATTGTGTTAGATGATGAATGCCCTGGCCACAGCATGTTTTTTTGATAAGCAAATTATTGCCAACAGAATCTTCAACAGTTATGAGGGTGTTTTGTCCCTAACTTAAAAGAGTGTTTAGGCTTAGGCACCATTATGATATGTAGGGGCATGCTTGCATGAACAATTTCTAGAAAATGAAGTGCatggtgtgtgtttttttttttcattttcaatttatccATATATGCCGTGTATTTTAAGGTTAAAGCAGCTGTATTAtttgtcttccccttgcactttcactatattttccttctcttttataATGTCTCAGCACCTCTGATGATGGAGAACTTGAAGGAGTAAGGAACTCTTGTGTTTGTACAATTCAGTGAACAAGAAATCCATAGGTACCACTCTTTAATTGATCATTACTGATTCAAGGAATATCTTCAGGATCATATATATCTTGTTCCTCCTTcccttgtaaaaaataaaaataaaaaatcattaattatacTTTTGATCATTGGCTCAAGAACCAATTAGGTGCATGTCCTTGTTGAGTGCAATTTGGTTGAAATGTGGAAGATGGCTCAAAATATAATCACATGCAATGCCTTCCATGAGCCAACAATGCATCTTCCCAAGAGATGCACAATGACCCTCGAAGACTTGGAAGTTTTAATGGCAGAAGGCACAGTGTGACATTATACACTGAGAATCTAGTCCATGACCTCAGCTAGAGTTCTTAATGATCGCGTGTAGTTGTTGAACTTGTTTACATATATgtgcgtgcgtgcgtgcgtgtgtgtgtgtgttgaggCTAGGGAAAAGGTTTCTAGCCTTTTATGACTTCTACTCTTAGAACTCTTAGGTGTTTGGATAACGTAGGTAGAAACTAGAAAGGGGCCGGGGCGGTTTGGTTTGAAAATAAGTGCACATCCAGCATCTCCTGTTGGCAATAATAAATGGTGCTCAAGGCACATAATGGGAAGCCGCCTCCAAGTCCAGatccattaaattattttaaaaaaatcacaggaGAAACAGAACACAGTCAACATGTGGATAGATCTAAAGTTCTAAACCTATGAACTTCATTAGTTACCCTAAATACTATATTAGTGGGGAAAGGATCTACATAGAAGGCCCGGACTAACACGAAATTGCAATTCAGTCAACCTCTTGGACTAGCCTGGTGATGTTAGCTCAAGTTATGGCGTAGAATATCATTGCCTGTCAATGTATGGTCAGAGCATGAATTTAACTCCTTTAGCCATCATATGcaaatgatttttcatttggGACATGCAATGTGCAAGCTTCGATTGACATTTTTGTTTCAGAGGAGAGGTCTAAATCCTAGACCTCTTCGAGGATTAGAGAAATGGGTGCCTGCTGAGATTTTCTGTATATGTTGACAGATCAGGTTGCAGGTATAAATGGTGAGTCCATGAGGGTCTTTCTTCAAACAAAACGCTGGGAGTACCTAATGATCTATATAACAACTTCATTTCTATAAGAATTCCAGGGGAGAAATAAAATCTCAAGGCTTCTGTACTGTACGTACAGAAGATAAGTGGGATATGTGTCtgaattctttttaaaagactgggg
This genomic interval from Populus alba chromosome 1, ASM523922v2, whole genome shotgun sequence contains the following:
- the LOC118061479 gene encoding uncharacterized protein isoform X1, with the translated sequence MTSRVSDEEDSTQIEQTIDSSMAVEPKTPPTEPMMTSQVSDEEDSTQTEQEIQALFSLLDNYITNLEGKLTDAKSSKAKIKALLEKVIQLLIDELKIKAEDSEDKRFIKRDGMVAPSYLTRNNTDLQQIQFLVRKLDRYMAKVDKELQALENISFLREEIDRDREEATTLKLTLEICDTRNDLEVGSLVTYANQWLNDQKTQSVESVDTKGSNFSVLVVHDSRDLRETRQRLLVLLGYQKKLQMDVSVAKNGKEAVYLHLAGASFDMIIMDDLMPFMDGIEAINLLRRMGVESHIVGVTGEFKRLAFMDSGANSCIIKPLTLEKLADVFR
- the LOC118061479 gene encoding uncharacterized protein isoform X3 gives rise to the protein MTSRVSDEEDSTQIEQTIDSSMAVEPKTPPTEPMMTSQVSDEEDSTQTEQEIQALFSLLDNYITNLEGKLTDAKSSKAKIKALLEKVIQLLIDELKIKAEDSEDKRFIKRDGMVAPSYLTRNNTDLQQIQFLVRKLDRYMAKVDKELQALENISFLREEIDRDREEATTLKLTLEICDTRNDLEVGSLVTYANQWLNDQKTQSVESVDTKGRDLRETRQRLLVLLGYQKKLQMDVSVAKNGKEAVYLHLAGASFDMIIMDDLMPFMDGIEAINLLRRMGVESHIVGVTGEFKRLAFMDSGANSCIIKPLTLEKLADVFR
- the LOC118061479 gene encoding uncharacterized protein isoform X2; translated protein: MTSRVSDEEDSTQIEQTIDSSMAVEPKTPPTEPMMTSQVSDEEDSTQTEQEIQALFSLLDNYITNLEGKLTDAKSSKAKIKALLEKVIQLLIDELKIKAEDSEDKRFIKRDGMVAPSYLTRNNTDLQQIQFLVRKLDRYMAKVDKELQALENISFLREEIDRDREEATTLKLTLEICDTRNDLEVGSLVTYANQWLNDQKTQSVESVDTKGNFSVLVVHDSRDLRETRQRLLVLLGYQKKLQMDVSVAKNGKEAVYLHLAGASFDMIIMDDLMPFMDGIEAINLLRRMGVESHIVGVTGEFKRLAFMDSGANSCIIKPLTLEKLADVFR
- the LOC118061470 gene encoding uncharacterized protein, with the translated sequence MNRVIARKVVPANNQIFKLSSKKFFSNEAAKASTAAASSQSNQESDGNLSFTGNVQPYDIAIVGGGMVGMALACSLATTPLTKHLSVAIIDSSPALANKPCIKREDPPDPRVSTVTPASISFFKDTGAWQYVQQHRHAYFDKMQVWDYTGLGYTKYDARDVDKEVLGCVVENKVLHSSLLSQIEDTDFQKKIFHSRLTSMSLNPSSSSIVVDSTASTEASYARGRLAKLELSDGNSLYAKLVVGSDGGKSQVRELAGFKTTGWKYSQNAVICTVEHSVENYCAWQRFLPAGPIALLPIGDKFSNIVWTMNPEESSDFKSMKEDDFVKAVNHALDYGYGSHPKSSLPGSAGMFSWLRGNVTIFANESFEIPPKVVKLASERMAFPLSLMHANEYASKRVVLIGDAAHTVHPLAGQGVNLGFGDAFALSRIIAEGIAVGMDIGEVSLLKKYEAERKLANMTMMAILDGFQKAYSLDFGPLNILRAAALHGAHFISPLKRSIISYASGEQRLPLFS